A genomic region of Plasmodium cynomolgi strain B DNA, chromosome 5, whole genome shotgun sequence contains the following coding sequences:
- a CDS encoding C-13 antigen (putative), which translates to MNYNNSYADSNMHGRRKVNNAKEKEQESWSSMNYVRNSQMNLAGRPGADATMGHRTYADASPNESNVDSGGVGVGRSLHAGPGYEQAGPPIYSLDADAGHVGGQVGGNMGAHIGGNFGGHIGGNMGGHIGGNVGGNLGNRAGANFQHTFLNPNDLGAASAPSAVPPSYVNAHPVWGSKRSEFYTPSEANHAASGGSYPTAGGPFHSGGSSANPNFHSTNKVPSQEGRKEGMYPHHVGPKNEAQGVDNRLHFVNDSMYEQQDMKSHSHSQGQSQSQTQVFIPSQPFKGENSNMSSSQVNTSAFSQSEKWSNRTGDMQPKANKGIMHNIFESLTNTVQANDPINNIMKQRVANMVMSEIEKKIENHDTSFIGNKLALLRGYFDVTHSYVVNKILFILVPYVYIRKAVCESRTYYVYSHLERMMGSGRHDNKSYTSAFSLNKGGSQGVNGASSLGGGTEAQRGNPGRHNSNDINYVDYSSNMGIFKADLYIPLMSSITYILLYTLTVTAQKNNFVFNPDNLFSITSYVFLLLFFETAIIKFLFLLTCRDINLSFLHILSFISYKFVILCGLIITKFLFYLLHFTCASLYGVPEDMLDKGELDTNVLANKNAHNAFKSMNAPPSSSFSPYNVVLFLNSRTMYRLTQIYFYVTVSVQMMQLFKSIHLYVHDNSSLSNHLNIKRINILILIFSLSQIFLCWILTPYFA; encoded by the exons ATGAACTATAACAACAGCTATGCCGACAGCAACATGCACGGAAGGCGAAAGGTGAACAATGCTAAGGAGAAGGAACAGGAGTCGTGGAGCAGCATGAATTACGTGAGAAATAGCCAAATGAATTTGGCTGGTAGGCCCGGCGCAGACGCCACGATGGGACATAGAACATATGCGGACGCGTCGCCAAACGAAAGCAACGTGGATAGTGGGGGTGTCGGAGTGGGGAGGAGTCTGCACGCCGGTCCGGGGTATGAGCAGGCGGGTCCCCCCATCTACAGCCTGGACGCGGACGCAGGTCATGTCGGCGGCCAGGTCGGCGGTAATATGGGCGCCCACATCGGCGGTAATTTTGGCGGCCACATCGGAGGTAATATGGGCGGCCACATCGGAGGCAATGTCGGTGGCAACCTGGGGAACCGCGCTGGGGCGAACTTCCAGCACACGTTCCTCAACCCCAACGACCTCGGCGCAGCCAGCGCGCCCAGTGCTGTGCCACCCAGTTATGTGAACGCGCACCCCGTATGGGGCAGCAAGCGGAGCGAGTTCTACACGCCAAGTGAGGCCAATCACGCCGCGAGCGGTGGAAGCTACCCCACGGCAGGTGGCCCCTTCCACTCCGGCGGGTCAAGTGCGAACCCTAATTTTCACAGTACGAATAAGGTTCCCAGCCAAGAAGgcagaaaagaaggaatGTACCCACACCATGTTGGGCCGAAGAACGAAGCGCAGGGAGTAGACAACCGTCTGCACTTTGTGAATGACAGCATGTATGAGCAGCAGGATATGAAGAGCCATAGTCATAGTCAAGGTCAGAGTCAGAGCCAGACTCAGGTGTTTATCCCGTCGCAACCAtttaaaggagaaaatagcAACATGAGCTCCAGCCAAGTGAATACAAGTGCCTTCTCCCAGTCGGAGAAATGGAGCAACAGAACAGGTGACATGCAACCGAAAGCCAACAAAGGAATCATGCATAACATATTTGAAAGTCTAACGAACACAGTACAGGCAAATGACCcgattaataatataatgaaacAGAGAGTTGCTAATATGGTTATGAGTGagattgagaaaaaaattgaaaatcaTGATACCAGTTTTATTGGAAATAAGTTGGCACTGCTGAGAGGATATTTTGACGTCACTCATTCTTATGtcgtaaataaaattttattcattctCGTACcttatgtgtacatacggAAGGCTGTGTGTGAGTCCAGGACTTATTATGTGTATAGCCACTTGGAGAGGATGATGGGTAGTGGTCGTCACGACAACAAGAGCTACACATCAGCGTTTTCACTTAACAAGGGAGGTTCCCAAG GAGTGAACGGGGCAAGCAGCCTAGGTGGTGGCACCGAAGCACAGCGAGGGAACCCCGGGAGACATAACTCAAACGATATAAACTACGTGGACTACAGCAGTAACATGGGGATTTTCAAAGCGGACTTGTACATACCACTCATGTCCAGCATTACGTACATCCTTTTGTATACCCTAACAGTCACggctcaaaaaaataacttcgTATTTAACCCCGACAACCTATTCAGCATAACGTCCTATGTCTTCCTCCTGCTATTCTTCGAAACAGCcatcattaaatttttatttttactgaCATGTCGAGATATTaacctctcctttttgcacatCCTGTCATTCATTTCGTACAAATTCGTTATACTGTGTGGATTGATAatcacaaaatttttgttttacctGTTGCACTTCACGTGTGCGTCTCTCTACGGGGTGCCAGAAGACATGCTAGACAAGGGTGAGTTGGATACGAACGTCTTAGCGAACAAGAACGCGCACAATGCATTCAAAAGCATGAATGCACCTCCCTCGTCGAGCTTTAGCCCCTACAATGTGGTCCTCTTTCTAAATAGCCGCACCATGTACCGATTGACGCAGATTTACTTTTACGTCACAGTCAGTGTGCAGATGATGCAGCTCTTTAAGTCCATTCACCTCTACGTCCACGATAACTCCAGCTTGTCCAACCATTTAAACATCAAGCGGATTAACATTTTGATTctgattttttctctttcccaaatttttttgtgctggATTCTGACTCCCTACTTCGCCTGA